GAAAATCGTTCCTTTGATCATACGTTGGGGAGTCTTTCCGGTGTACGTGGTTTCAATGATCCACGTGCGGTGCGGTTACCCAACGACCTGCCGGTATGGTATCAGACAGATAAGGCGGGGAAGGTATTTGCTCCTTTTCGGCTAAATCTCAAAGAGAGCAAGGTGACTTGGATGGGCTCACTTCCCCATAGCAGAGCGAGTCAGGTGGACGCCTATAACCAGGGGAAATACGACCAATGGTTGACCGCGAAGCAATCGGGTAACAAGCAATATGCGGCGATGCCGCTGACCTTGGGTTATTTCACACGTGAAGATTTGCCTTTCCACTATGCGCTGGCGGATGCTTTTACCGTATGTGATCAGAATTTCTGCTCGGGCATGACCAGCACAACTCCCAATCGTTCTTTCTTTTGGACCGGTAAGATCACCGAAATAAAAGATGGATTGCAGAAGGTCAATATTCGTAACGATGATTTTGGCTATGGCAAAATGACCTGGGAAACCTTTCCGGAGTTGTTGGAAAAGAATAATATAGACTGGCGTTTTTATCAAAATGAAACAAGCTGTGGTGGAGGCCTATCGGGTGAAGAGCGCGCTTGGTTGTCCAATTTTGGCTGTAATCTATTGGAATTTTTTCAGGCCTATCAGGTCAAATTTAAAGATACCTATGTCAGCAACCTCGCAACACAGGTACGTGATCTGCCGGGACAGATTTCCAAGCTCGAAGAGCGTTCGCCGGAATCCGAGGAGCAGGCCGAGAAAATTCGTGTTGACATCCGTAAGAAAAGTGAAGCCCTTGAGCGGGCTGAAGCTGAATTGAAAGCGTTCAATGCCGACAATTATAATCAACTGTCTGATCTTACGAAATCTTTACATCAACGCGCCTTTACGATCAATAAAGGGGATAATAATTACCGTAAGCTGGAGACATTGCAATTTAAGGAACAGGGTAAAAAGCGGACTTTGGAAGTACCTAAAGGGGATGTGCTGGATCAGTTTCGAAAAGATGTCGACGGCGGTAAATTACCCGCGGTATCCTGGCTGGCGGGTCCCAAAAATTTCTCGGATCATCCTAGCGCCCCTTGGTATGGGGCCTGGTATGTGTCGGAAGTATTGGATATCCTGACCAAAAATCCGGAGGTCTGGAAAAAGACCATTTTTATCATCACTTACGATGAGAATGATGGCTATTACGACCATGTGAAACCTTTTCTCGTACCGGATCTGATGCGGAAAGATACAGGGGCCTGTTCGGCGGGAATTGATAGCGAAGTGGAAATGGTACGTCTGGACAATGAGCTCAAACAGGGGATTCCAAAGAAACAGGCCCGTGAGGGAGCGGTTGGGTTGGGATTCCGTGTGCCGATGTATATCGCATCGCCTTGGTCAAGGGGAGGAAAAGTCTGCTCCCAAGTGTTTGACCATACGTCGACTTTACAGTTCCTGGAATACTTCTTTAACCATAAATACAACAAAAATATTCATCTGGATCATATCAGTGCCTGGCGGAGGACGATCTGCGGTAATCTGACAGCAGCTTTCACACCTTTTGTCCAAGCGCAGGAGCAGCTCCCTTTTCTAGATCGAAACCAATATATCGAAACCATATACAATGCTCAATTCAAGGATAATCCGGGCGGGTTTATTGAAATTACTGACCTGAATCAGGCTAAGCAGCAGGTTTGGACCTCGAAATTCAATCGTGTTCAGGAAAAAGGAACCCGTAAATCACCAGCCTTGCCCTATGGACATGATGCCGTTGGCTATGTGCAGAATGGTCAATTTAACCTGAATATGCAGGTGGATACAGCCATATTTGGTGAAAAAACGAATGGAGTGCCTTTCAATGTCTATAGTCCACTTGCCTATACAGACGAAGAGGGCCAAATCGAAACCTATCGAAACTGGAATTTTGCGGTAAAGGCGGGAGATCGTCTCAACTATCAATGGGATCTACAGAAATTTGAAGGACAGCAATATGCCTTTGAGCTGCATGGACCAAATGGTTTCTACCGAAAGTTTGCCGGACAAAAAAATGCGGCAACGTTGTTGGCCGCGGTGTCTCCAGAACTTAAATCACTGACCAAAGCACCAACAGGTAAACTGCAACTCACACTCAAAAATCTGGATGCAAAGACTGTTCAGGTGGAGGTGAAAAGTTTGAATTATCAGCATTATACAGCGACAAAGGAAATTGGAGCTGGTAAAGAACTTATCCTGACCTTAGATATTGCCGCGCAGGGCAATTGGTACGATCTTGTCATCAAGGGACTGGGCAATGCTAATTTTGAACTACAGCTTGCGGGACGATTGGAGACTG
The window above is part of the Sphingobacterium sp. ML3W genome. Proteins encoded here:
- a CDS encoding phospholipase C, phosphocholine-specific, with amino-acid sequence MESRREFLRKTLLFSGAAGIASFMPASIQKAFAIDPVPGSSFLDAEHIVILMQENRSFDHTLGSLSGVRGFNDPRAVRLPNDLPVWYQTDKAGKVFAPFRLNLKESKVTWMGSLPHSRASQVDAYNQGKYDQWLTAKQSGNKQYAAMPLTLGYFTREDLPFHYALADAFTVCDQNFCSGMTSTTPNRSFFWTGKITEIKDGLQKVNIRNDDFGYGKMTWETFPELLEKNNIDWRFYQNETSCGGGLSGEERAWLSNFGCNLLEFFQAYQVKFKDTYVSNLATQVRDLPGQISKLEERSPESEEQAEKIRVDIRKKSEALERAEAELKAFNADNYNQLSDLTKSLHQRAFTINKGDNNYRKLETLQFKEQGKKRTLEVPKGDVLDQFRKDVDGGKLPAVSWLAGPKNFSDHPSAPWYGAWYVSEVLDILTKNPEVWKKTIFIITYDENDGYYDHVKPFLVPDLMRKDTGACSAGIDSEVEMVRLDNELKQGIPKKQAREGAVGLGFRVPMYIASPWSRGGKVCSQVFDHTSTLQFLEYFFNHKYNKNIHLDHISAWRRTICGNLTAAFTPFVQAQEQLPFLDRNQYIETIYNAQFKDNPGGFIEITDLNQAKQQVWTSKFNRVQEKGTRKSPALPYGHDAVGYVQNGQFNLNMQVDTAIFGEKTNGVPFNVYSPLAYTDEEGQIETYRNWNFAVKAGDRLNYQWDLQKFEGQQYAFELHGPNGFYRKFAGQKNAATLLAAVSPELKSLTKAPTGKLQLTLKNLDAKTVQVEVKSLNYQHYTATKEIGAGKELILTLDIAAQGNWYDLVIKGLGNANFELQLAGRLETGVETTTDPLLA